A stretch of DNA from Lujinxingia litoralis:
GCGGTAGGTGAACTGGCAGCCAAAATCTCGACCGCTGCCCAGCAGGCCCACCACATCGCCCATATGCTCGGTGCCCGTGACGATGAGAATCTGCGAGATGCCGGCCTCCCGAAGTTTGAAGATCGGGTGGATCAGCATCGGCTGACGTCCCACCGGAAGAAGATGCTTGTTCGTGACCTTGGTAAGCGGAAAGAGCCGGCTGCCCGTGCCCCCCGCCAGAACCACACCCCTCATGATGCCCCCTCATGTCTGCGCGTTGCAGGCGCCGGGCCACACGCGGCCCCGACACCCGAATCGTAGAAGTTACGCCCATCGCCCCGGCGACACCGGCCCCGGCGCCCAGATCCTGTCCATATGCGTGAGATACCAGTCCACCGTATGCTCCAGGGCCGCCTCAAAGCTCCAGGCCGGCTCCCACCCCAGATCTTTGCGAATACGCCCGGCGTCGATGGCGTAGCGCCGGTCATGGCCGGGCCGATCGGCCACAAAGCGCACCAGACTCCGAGCGGTCCCCTCGGCGCGGCCCAACCGGCGGTCGACAAGCTCCCCCAGGGTGTGGACCAGCTCCAGATTGGTCCACTCGTTATGCGCCCCCACGTTGTAGCTCTGGCCGCTCTCGCCCTGCTCAAAGACCAGCCCCAGCGCGCGGCAATGATCCTCCACATAGAGCCAGTCACGTACATGGCGCCCGTCGCCGTACACCGGCACCTCCAGCCCCTGGCTTAACCGTCGAATGATCACCGGGATGAGCTTCTCCGGATACTGATAGGGCCCGAAGTTGTTGGAGCAATTGGTGATCACCACATCCATCCCGTAGGTGCGATGGTAGGCCCGGGCCAAATGATCGCTGGAGGCCTTGGTCGCCGAGTAGGGGCTGCTCGGATCGTAGGGCGAACGCTCACTGAACGCGCCGCGCGGCCCCAGGCTGCCGTAGACCTCATCGGTGGAGACATGCAGAAAGCGCCCTTCAATCCCGCGCTTCTCCCAGGCCTGGCGGGCCGCCTCCAGCAGCACAAAGGAGCCCACCACGTTGGTCTGAATAAACGCCGCCGGCCCCGAAATGGAGCGATCGACATGGCTCTCCGCCGCCAGATGAATCACCCCGTCAAAATCCGACCGGGCAAAGAGGCCCTCCATGGCCTCCCGGTCGGCGATGTCGGCGACGATCAGCGGCACCTCCCGGCGAGCAATCAGCTCTTCCAGGTAACGCCGATTCCCGGCGTAGGTCAGCTTATCAACCACGCTCACCCGCACCCCGGGGTGTTCCCGGCGCAACCAGTGCACCAGATTGGCACCGATAAACCCCGCCCCTCCCGTCACCAACAGGTGGCTCGCATCCATGCTCCCCTCCGCTCGCTACTGCCAACGTGTCAGAATCGTCCGCGGGCCGCTTCTTAAGCCCGGTCGATGTCGCATATGTTTTGGGGCGCGGCACCGGCTCCCTCTCCCGGCTCCTGCTGCCCCGGTATCCGACGGCACTCCCAAATCTTTTCTTAGCGCCCCCCTCTTCCCGGGCGCCGCCGGTGCCCGACCTCCTCCCCCCATACTCCCCCCGCTCTTGCTCGGCACCCCGTATGACGCGTGTCTCCGACAACGCCCCCCGGCCAGAGACACGCGTCACCCCCCGGCCGCCCGCAGCGGCGCGTCCACCGGGCGGACCCGCGGCGCGCGCTCAGCGACCTCCTCTAAAATGGCCACATAGCGATCGATGACCGCCTCCACCGAGTAGCGCTCCTCCACCAGCCGGCGCCCCCGGCGCCCCATCCGCACCCGCAGGGCCGGCTGGTCGATGAGCTCGCGCAGCCCGCGCTCAAACTCCGCCATATCCCCGGCCAAAATCCCGGCCCGACTCCCCTCCAGAATCGTGCGGTTGGCCCCCACCGCCGAGGCCACCACCGGCAGCCCGGCCGACATGTAGAGCAGCAGCTTAAAGCCGCATTTACCCCGGGTGGCAGCGTTCTCCACCAGGGGCATGATCCCCACATCAAACCCCTGCAACTCGGCCACCTCCCGCTCCGCCGACCAGGCCCGCTGCTCCACCCGCGCCACCCCCTTCAGCGGCTCAAACTCGCCATTGGAGATCAGCCGGACGATCACATCGTCGCGCTCCTCCACCAGCCGGCGCAACAGGGGCAGCGCGCACTCCAGGCTCCCGAAGTTCGAGCGGGTCCCCATCCACCCGATCACCACCGGCCCCGCCGGGCGATTGGCCGGCGGCCGGTAACGCCGGGTATCGACCACCGTGGGAATCACCGAGGTCGGCACCCCCGAGGGCACATGCGCCCCGATGTACTCATTGCCACAGATCACATGCGCCACCGCCTCGCAGGCCTGCTCAAAGGCCCGGGCCCCCCGGCGATCCTCGTTGCCATCGGGCCCGCGAAAGATCGCGTCATCCACATCGAAGATCGCCCGCGGGTTGCGCGCCGCGGCCAGCGCCTCCGGCGCCCCGCTAAAGGGAAGCGCCAGGCGCTGCAAAAAGACCACGTCGTACCCCTCGGCCTGCAGCCCCCAGGGCACCCGCTTTAAGCTGCACCCCAGCTTGTAGAGCTTGCCCAGGGCTCCGTCGCCCAGGCGGTTGTATCCCTTCCCGTAGGCCGCTTTCACCTCGCAGGCGATGCCCCGCTCCTGCAGATGGGGCACCAGCTGCTCGACCCGGTAGCGGGAGGCCGGCACGGTCTGGCCCTCGGTCAAAAACAACACCTTCAGACGCTCTCGGCTCCCCAGCAATCGCTCATAGAGCGCCCCGTAGCGGCGTACCCCTTCGGTCAGATCGAAATGCGCCTGGGTCAACCACCGCGCCTTCAACGCCGTATGCATGCAGCGCTCCGAGGCGGCGATCTCCCCGGCGGCCCGGCGCAACTCCGACTCGCTCAAATCCTCGAGCACCACCCCGCTCTGGGCTTTTTCCACCCACCGCCGCACCTCCCGATTGCATCCCCACTGAATCGGGCGCACCCCGCTGGCAAAAAACTCCGCCAGCTTGGTCGGCATCGCCGCCCGATGCGAGGGCTCGGCCTTGCGCAGCAAGAGCCCCCAGTCCATCAATCCCAGCCAGCTGGCCATCTGATCGTGGGGCGCGCTGGCCAGCGTGTAGGTAGAGGGATCCAGGCGCGCCTTCTGTAAAATTGCCAGCAACGCCGAGGCCTGCCGTGTCAGACACAGCAGATGGGCATCGGGGCGCCGGGCCAGCACCTGCTCAAAGAGGCGTACCGATGCCTCCACGCAGTACGCCTGACTGACCGCCCCGACCATGCCCACCACCAGCGCCCCGCGCAGACGTTCGCGCACCGACTCTGGCACTGCCCCGGCGTCGCCGGGCCCCCCCAGGCCAAACTCGCCATAGTCCACGCAGGTCGGGATCACCTCCACCTCCCGGCCCGCCGGCCATGGCCCAAACTTGCCTTCGCGAATCTCCTCGGCGGCCTCCCGGGTCAGGCTCACCACCGCCCGGGCCCCCTGATACAGCCCCCGCTCCCAGCGCCGGGCCAGCCCCAGGCGCACCGGACCATCAAACCAGCGGCCCTGCTCCCGGCGCTCATCCACCCAGTAGCCGCGAATATCAAAGAGGTACTCCAGCCCCAGCCCCCTCACCACCGAGGCCGCCACGTAGCTGCGGGCGTGCACCAGATCGATGCGCCCCTGGGCCATCACCTCCCGCACCAGCGCCCGTAACCGGCTGATGTTGCGGGCCACCGCCGCCGGCCCGCCCCCCTCGTCGTAATCGGCCCGCTCCCAGCCGATCCCGGCCGCCGCCAGCTCCCGGGCCAGCGCCGCCTCCCGCGCCCCCTGCCCCTCGGCCCGGTCGCGCTCCCGCTCCAGACTCACCAGCGTAAAGCGCCACTCCCCCCGCTCGGCCAGCGCCCGCACGTAGCGCAGCACCTGGGAGGTGCCCAGAGGCTCCATCATCCCATCCAGACTCACGTAAACAATGTGGCTGCGTCGACTCAATGAAGACCCCCGCGCTCGCAGTAAAGACCTGCTGACGATAAGCTCAATAATTCCACCCGTTCATCCCCCGCGCCCGCTCTGCAGGCCCCCAAAAAAGGGAGCCTTTCGCCCCCCTGACCCCCGAGCCCAAACCGAACCTAACCCCTGATACTTAAACCACTTTCCAAACCCCCGAGCCCCACTCCCGGCCCGGCCGACGTCACACAGAAAATTGAACACCACCGCCTCCCCCTCAAGCCTTCCCCCTTAAAAAATTCGCCCCCTCCCCCCGGCCCGCCTCCCCCCCTTCTCGCCCCGGCGCCGGGTGCCTAGCTTTCTGTGCATCGCCTGCTCACAGGCTCCTCGGGGGGACCGATGACCTTATTTCGACAGATTGGCTCGCTCTTTGATCGCCGACAGCGCCGACAGCTCGGCGGCCTCTTCGCCCTGATGCTCGTCGGCGCCGGCTTTGAAGCCCTGGGCGTGGGCATCGTCATGCCCTTTATCTCGCTGCTCAACGACCCCACCCAGGCCTACCAGATGCCCGGCGCTCAGACCCTGCTGAGCTCCCTGGGCATCTCCTCGGCCAACGGCATCGTGATGGCCGCCGGGCTGACCCTGCTCTTGACCTTCGTGATCAAAAACGCCGTCCTCGGCCTGATGTATCACCTGAAATTTCGCTTCGTCTTCGACAACCAGGTCCGCCTCTCCCGACGCCTCTTCGGTGCCTACCTGTACAGCCCCTACGCCTTTCACCTCCATCGCAACAGCGCCCAGCTCCTGCGAAACGTCAACGAAGAGGTGCGCTTAAGCTTTGTCCACGTAGTCATCCCCCTGCTCACCCTGGCCGTGGAGCTGATGGTGGTCTGCGTGATCGCGCTCCTGCTGGCGGCCGTCGAACCCCTGATCGCCCCGGTGGCCATGCTCAGCTTCGGGCTGGTCAGCTACGGCTTCTACCGCTCGGTACGCCAGAAATCGACGCGCCTGGGCAAGGCCCAGCAACACCACTCCGGGCAGATGATCCAGTGGGTCAACCAGGGCCTGGGCGGCGTCAAAGAAGCCCAGCTTTTGGGCGTGCAGGACTTCTTCCTGGACACCTACACCGCCCACAGCACCCGCTACGCCCGCGCCATGCGCTTTCACTCGTTTATCAAAGAGATCCCGCGCCATGTGATCGAGACCCTGGGCCTGGCCGGCATGATCCTGGTGGTGCTGATGC
This window harbors:
- the rfbB gene encoding dTDP-glucose 4,6-dehydratase, encoding MDASHLLVTGGAGFIGANLVHWLRREHPGVRVSVVDKLTYAGNRRYLEELIARREVPLIVADIADREAMEGLFARSDFDGVIHLAAESHVDRSISGPAAFIQTNVVGSFVLLEAARQAWEKRGIEGRFLHVSTDEVYGSLGPRGAFSERSPYDPSSPYSATKASSDHLARAYHRTYGMDVVITNCSNNFGPYQYPEKLIPVIIRRLSQGLEVPVYGDGRHVRDWLYVEDHCRALGLVFEQGESGQSYNVGAHNEWTNLELVHTLGELVDRRLGRAEGTARSLVRFVADRPGHDRRYAIDAGRIRKDLGWEPAWSFEAALEHTVDWYLTHMDRIWAPGPVSPGRWA
- a CDS encoding glycosyltransferase, yielding MMEPLGTSQVLRYVRALAERGEWRFTLVSLERERDRAEGQGAREAALARELAAAGIGWERADYDEGGGPAAVARNISRLRALVREVMAQGRIDLVHARSYVAASVVRGLGLEYLFDIRGYWVDERREQGRWFDGPVRLGLARRWERGLYQGARAVVSLTREAAEEIREGKFGPWPAGREVEVIPTCVDYGEFGLGGPGDAGAVPESVRERLRGALVVGMVGAVSQAYCVEASVRLFEQVLARRPDAHLLCLTRQASALLAILQKARLDPSTYTLASAPHDQMASWLGLMDWGLLLRKAEPSHRAAMPTKLAEFFASGVRPIQWGCNREVRRWVEKAQSGVVLEDLSESELRRAAGEIAASERCMHTALKARWLTQAHFDLTEGVRRYGALYERLLGSRERLKVLFLTEGQTVPASRYRVEQLVPHLQERGIACEVKAAYGKGYNRLGDGALGKLYKLGCSLKRVPWGLQAEGYDVVFLQRLALPFSGAPEALAAARNPRAIFDVDDAIFRGPDGNEDRRGARAFEQACEAVAHVICGNEYIGAHVPSGVPTSVIPTVVDTRRYRPPANRPAGPVVIGWMGTRSNFGSLECALPLLRRLVEERDDVIVRLISNGEFEPLKGVARVEQRAWSAEREVAELQGFDVGIMPLVENAATRGKCGFKLLLYMSAGLPVVASAVGANRTILEGSRAGILAGDMAEFERGLRELIDQPALRVRMGRRGRRLVEERYSVEAVIDRYVAILEEVAERAPRVRPVDAPLRAAGG